atacattGGCAGACATAAAACACATGCATAAATTCATAAACCGATGGAACACTTTGAGATACACACTTGTATTAAAATCAAGaaatatttaaagtaacatGGACTCTTTTTGTAGTATCTAaagatgtgcattattttttttttttttaattttatgtttgcttttcAGTTGAAACTGTTTTATGCCTTAAGGAAAATTTACCATCTTTTTTCTGCAGTGCTTTGACATTATGTACTTATATGTACCGAagtatgtaaaaaaagaaagaaatatgaATTAAACTGAATTGAAAACATGTACACTTTCTAAGAATAAAAGtcaattaaactttttttaagttgtgaTGATTTGACAGAACTTAGAAAAACAagatgaaattgtttaacgtacactgtaaaaatactttgctgccttaaattgttttattaaatcaactcagatttaagtcatgtcaacagagatgagttgtcacaacttatgaaatatagttgagaaaagtcaacttaatttaataagttataacaactcacctgtagttataacaactcatctctaggcaagataaataatagtaagttgaaataacttgtaaatccgagttgattcaacaaaaaattttaaggcagcaaagtattttttacagtgtaatttgttaagttaaagtaacataaaaataaatatatatgctataATTTTTCACAGTGTAGTTTTTAAAAAGGTCTCAataccattttggtacaaatgtgtacctttATGTACACATTGTGACTTCCATACTTTTGCCCAAgagacaacttttgtacctttgtgtaccttttttctgaaaatgtaatagtgcaaaagttattttacgaCTCAACTATTTTATCAAAACATTTCAAAGCAACcattaaaccagtggttctcaaactggggggccgcgagatggtgccaggggggccccagttttatgacattttataaaatacattaatttatcatgaattctgtgtagttacacctaaaaaattaggctactaaccaacagcactactttgtataatttaaaatgttttgtttaattaaaattttaagtttaagaactggttttgtcataaattttctttggggggccgcgatgGAATgtgccgtacacaaggggggccgcatgctgaaaaagtttgagaaccactgcattaaacAACTAAACCATGCTATAGTCCcattatttttgcaaaataAACTGTTAAGTTAAGGGGTCTTGTATTATCTTGAAGGCGATTATTTTATGATAATGATTGACTATATTACCATGCTAATTACATGAATGCACATGAAATGCATTGATTTGAATCCAAACCATTTTATTGGCAACGCAACATGCTATATGAGATATGAACCCAGCAATGCGCAGAAGATCTGTTGCCAGATCTTTTATTTAGTCAAATAAAGAGAGAAACTACAGTGACTATCAGTGAGGTTAATTGTTTACACAGGTTTGGGGccatatattttaatgtaacatTCCTGTTGTATGGACCAGAACAAAGTAATTATCTCAATTGCCTGTCCCTGTGTGCCATAAAATTTACATCGTCCTTTTATCAGCAAGCCCCTTTACTTTCATTCTCTACACACCTGAAAGGGGAACTACTTGAGTCAGTCAGTTGATATTTAAAACTCGAATCATAAGAACATGAAATGAattaactttgtttttttttagctcaGAACAACACAAATACACATTAGGAATACACAACTTATTATGAATCAACTGGAACCAATTATTTGTGATTAGCGTTTAGCATTTAGGGGAGATAGAGATTGACTAAAAGTACAGTTAACCAAAGTTTGGATTACATTGATCCACAAGGAAGATATTGTCACAAAGTATTGGCAATTTAGAATAAATGCAAGAAGAAACACTGATGAAGTGGTGCCATTTctacatataaataaaaggaGTATACAAATCATTTAGAAAATCAAATTTGCTGTTCTTCCTCATGCTTGGGTTGGTGCTACAGTACAAATGTAATATCCCAGAATTCCTCAGctttctttgtttttaattcttgTTGTGATTATCAAAGCAGTTATTGTTTCAGGCCTGTCAAGTACAACTTTACAGGACCAATAAACTAAAGTGCCCTCGACAACTTCTGATGAGAAATGCAAATGTTTCCCAACACAAAGGTGGATTCCTGGATAAACTAGTGGTTAGGAGCCTCTCTTTCTTCCATTcattccctctctctctctccctctccctATCTTTTCGTGGATGGAGATATGGAAGTTACAAAAGGGACTTTTAGTATGCTACCTGGTCCATATTTCCAAAAAGAGAAGTAGCGTATTATGATAAATTGACTGGCCCGTGTTACGTTACGTGGCACATTTAAATGGAcccatactgtatatataacaGGCCACTCGCATAGTTGGACAGTAAAACTGTTGTTGCATCACATATGTCCACTTACAATTACTGAGACAGAGGACATTTCCAGTTGATCTCAACATAGATGAAGTGTTAGGTTGTCAAGGGCCAAAATGGTGAGTTATCATTACGTACTTTAACTTAAGCAACCAGACTAATTTaaaaattgtttgtttattaatcTCCTTTATTTCTGTAtaatttaagtatattttatatatatatatatatatatatatatatatatatatatatatatatatatttaatttactcaattcgcaatcaatttatttaagctacatttaaacaaaaaaaaattagaaatacaaaacaaaaaacttttgtttaaatgtagcttaaataaattgattgaattgattgcaaccacttaccctttttcagtgtatatgtgtataataAATGATATGCAACATCACAGAACAAAAACTTTACAGACTAAATTTTTCTATTATATTACCATTATTTcacacattacatttatttacatataaatTCTAACATTATGTAtgtttatctggattttttgcAGGGATCTCTTACAAATGACATCAATCAAGATTTTCAGGATGCCATTGATGTAATTCAGCGCCACTCTCTGCACAACGACACAggtatatatattataaaacacAATATAATAATATACCACAATGTTAAACCTgacagttaacttaactcaaaccatttaagtgaACCGGTTGCATTAGGCCATTTAAGTTTTGAAACATATGCATTTGaatactgtgaacttgagtcatgtgcaattatgcacttatatttatttatgtagtgtaaacttaaatataagtgcataactgcatatgattcaatttgtttaagttcacagtactcaaatgtatgtgttttaaaactaatgcaaccggtttacttaaatggtttgagttgagttaacttttaggttttacagtgcataAATCTATATATAAGTATAATGTATTATAAATGCTTATGtcaattttatattatattatacattattttacttaatATAATATTACTTATATtctaattatttatttgtatcattatcaattattgttaatatattCAATTTCTTTTATTATATTATCATTGTTACGAACAACAATAAtctaataattaatataattactgttattattattattaattttatgaTCCTTTTATTATGCTTTCAGAAATTAAATACTATGAGAATTTGGAAAGTCAACACTCGCCTGGTCGACATGCAATTTCATACTATCAGTTCACACCCCATTTTGAACCCCAAGGATCTGCATATGAGTGGAATGAATCCTCAGTACGTTTAAAATCCCCACAGTTTCGAATTTCTCATTAAGttaatttaagttaaagtaatttAAGAAGTTAAGTTCATTTTTCATTAACTTATGTTTTGTGACTAAAACTCTTTGTCTTATGTATGTAGTCATGGTCGTCTCACATTGTGCCGGAAGTGTCTCTGAGTGCCCTGAGTTCAACGCCTTCACCGTTTTACTCAAATTTACCACTGCGTCACAGTAAAGGTAAAACATTGTAATGTGTTATCTATGAGTTTACAAAAATCAGTTTAGTTGGGTGCAATTTGGTGTTAGGTGTTTCAATTACAGTTATACATTGAGCACTTTTATCCATAGCATCTGGCATTTAAgacatacattttattattatgtgtttTCTGTGGAAATCCCACAACTATGACATTCCTAATACCAATTGTGCTATAGGATCAGGAcactctatatatatatatatatatatatatatatatatatatatatatatatatatatatatatatatatatatatatatatatatatatatatatatatatatatatatatatatatatatacttaaaTTACTGAATTAACCTGAATACTGAATACAAGTCAGATCTGGTAGAATACAGTAGATATTAACGGCACTTAGTATTTTATTTCCACTTTTTTGTTGATCTTTACTCccttaatttttaaattaatgtgttACATTAACTGGCAAGATACAAAGTGCTTTATGAGACTGCATTACACATTTCTTTTCCTCATCAGGCCGCAAGAAGTTGCGCTTATATGAGTATCTGCACGAGGCGCTCAACGACGACAACATGTGCGACTCCATTCAGTGGACAGACAGAGGGAGCGGCATCTTCCACTTCATCtcgaaaaataaagaaaaactggCCGAGTGCTGGGGTCAACGCAAGGGAAACCGTAAAACCATGACCTACCAGAAAATGGCACGCGCCCTACGCAACTACAGCCGCACGGGTGAGATCGTAAAAGTGCGCCGCAAACTCACCTACCAGTTTAACCCCGCAATACTGCAGAGACTGAGTTCAGTATCGGTCTACACCTCGGGCCCTACGTCCAGAGAAGTTACCCTTCATCAGCAAACGTCTGCTGCCGATCATGTATACTACAGTTCAGCTGTACCCGACTGTCATTACTGGTACAGCCAGTACTCTTACCAGGGCGATTATGACCTCGCCACTGTATTAACGATGCATCAGGACCCAAAACAGGGGTGATTTCTTAATGAAACCAATCACGTTCATTGCATGAATATTACAGTTTCTTTTGCAAAGTTAGTGATGAAAAAAGCAAGCATAAATGTGTACAGTGCCTGAAAATAAGTGATTAAAGTGCGATCACAAAGGACACATACATTGGCCTCAGGAAAATAGTTGGACACTTTTGTGACATTTAAAATGGCATCGAATGACAACATACTTGTCTTGAACAATGTTTTGCTTTATAAgtgtgtttgtgtcactgtATATTAAAGAGTTAAGTACTGCCACCTTGTTTGATATTTCATACAGAATGCAAGGCCAtatatactttttaaaagtggTGAAAGTGGATTAATTTGACTATTTAACATATGCTATAGATCTTGGGTCTTCAACTGGTGGTATTATTGGGGGTCCTCCAAATATTGTGTAAATGCAATAATATGCAACAATTTAATCTATTCAGTTGAATTCAAATGTTATGCAGTATtctgaaaattattattttaatatctttGTAACATAACCATCACATGTTATGTTACATCACATATACTGGGGGGTCCCTGGTCCTTGGCCTTATGTATAGATTATTTCTCTAATTGTTTATATAAAGAACTCAACAGATCATTTGTTTTATCACTCAAATAAACCTTAAGTACACCATTAAATTTGTTTGTTAAATGTTCTGTAAGAGACAAAAAGCCACAGTAAAAACGCCTGTACTGATTTCTTTGCTAATACAATGAGTCCTTATCATCTTGTGTATCACTGCTTTGTGTGTCATATTACAAACCGATCTCAAAATACCTTCCTCTTTGTAAGATAAAGATCATACGCTAATGTAGCGCAGTACAAAAACAATGTTCTTTTCCAGAATTTTCACGGATAAAACTGTAAAGACTCCCTTGCTCGCCAC
The sequence above is a segment of the Misgurnus anguillicaudatus chromosome 1, ASM2758022v2, whole genome shotgun sequence genome. Coding sequences within it:
- the spic gene encoding transcription factor Spi-C, producing MGSLTNDINQDFQDAIDVIQRHSLHNDTEIKYYENLESQHSPGRHAISYYQFTPHFEPQGSAYEWNESSSWSSHIVPEVSLSALSSTPSPFYSNLPLRHSKGRKKLRLYEYLHEALNDDNMCDSIQWTDRGSGIFHFISKNKEKLAECWGQRKGNRKTMTYQKMARALRNYSRTGEIVKVRRKLTYQFNPAILQRLSSVSVYTSGPTSREVTLHQQTSAADHVYYSSAVPDCHYWYSQYSYQGDYDLATVLTMHQDPKQG